A genomic segment from Dasypus novemcinctus isolate mDasNov1 chromosome X, mDasNov1.1.hap2, whole genome shotgun sequence encodes:
- the RBM3 gene encoding RNA-binding protein 3 — MSSEEGKLFVGGLNFNTDEQALEDHFSSFGPISEVVVVKDRETQRSRGFGFITFTNPEHASDAMQAMNGESLDGRQIRVDHAGKSARGTRGGAFGGHGRGRSYSRGGGDQGYGSSRYDSRPGGYGYGYGRSRDYGGRNQGGYDRYSGGNYRDNYDN; from the exons ATGTCGTCTGAAGAAGGGAAACTCTTTGTGGGAGGGCTCAATTTCAACACCGATGAGCAGGCATTGGAAGACCACTTCAGCAGCTTCGGGCCTATCTCGGAAG TGGTCGTCGTCAAGGACCGGGAGACTCAGCGGTCTAGGGGTTTTGGCTTCATCACCTTCACCAACCCAGAGCATGCCTCAGATGCCATGCAGGCCATGAATGGAGAG TCCCTGGATGGCCGCCAGATCCGTGTGGACCATGCGGGCAAGTCAGCCAGGGGAACCAGAGGGGGTGCCTTTGGGGGTCATGGGCGTGGTCGCAGCTACTCTCGAG GTGGTGGGGACCAAGGATATGGGAGCAGCCGGTATGACAGTCGGCCTGgaggatatggatatggatatggcaGGTCCAGAGACTATGGTGGCAG AAACCAGGGTGGTTATGACCGCTACTCTGGAGGAAATTACAGAGACAATTATGACAACTGA